The window TGCGTCATGGCTGACCCGAGCGCCGAACACTGGTATCCGACCGCCGCGTATCTCTACACGCTGCACCTCGACGGCCCCGCGCTGGCGTGGGAATACCTGCGCCGCCACCCCGACTACCGCCGCGACTGGCTGCGCCGACGCCGCCGGCCAGAGGCCGCCGCGCGCTGGGGACTGCGCCTGCTGGAAGATCCCGCCCTGGATGCGCGCGACGCGCATCCGGCCTGGTTCCCCGATCACGATGCGGTGGTGCAGCTCTACCCGGATGCCGACCCGCCGCCCAATGCCGATGCCTTCGAGTTCTGGAACGTCCCCGGACGCAAACACCTGATCCACGATGGCACGCGCCTGGTGCTGGTATCGCGCTGGCCCGGCTGCTGCGTGCGGCTCGCACTCGCGCCGGGCCTGGAAGATGGCATGGCCTACCTCTATGCCATCCGCGCTTGCGCCACGCCCTGCGCGCGCTACCGCGCATTCGCGGCCGAACTGGATACCTTGGCCGTGGTCACGGGTGCCGCGCCTGCGGCGGCGGCCCGTTCCCGGCCCACGCCGGCCGCGCTGCTGGAACTGCACACCTTGCAGGTGCTCGACGCGACCCTCGCGGGCGCGTCCTTGCGCGTGGTGGCCGAAGGGCTGTTCGGCGCGGATGCCGTCGCGGCCGACTGGCACAAGGACAGCGCCTTGCGCGCCCGCGTGCGGCGGCTGGTGCGCCGGGGCGATGCGCTGATGCGCGGCGGCTACCGCCGCCTGGCACAGCTTTCGCCACCGTTGCACTAGGGGGGACGTTTCGCGTCCCTTGAAGAACGTCCCTTAGCAAGCAGCCTTGCTTTCTTGAAAGTGCCTCTATCCGGCCGCGTGGTGTGGCCGGGCTTGATGGAGGTACATCCCATGCGACCCGCTCCCTTGCGGCCTGCCGCCGCTGCCGTCGCTGCGCCCGTGCAGCCCCAACGCTATCTGACCAACGACGAAGCCGCCGAGTACCTGCGGCTGTCGCCGCGCACGCTGGAGAAACAGCGCGTGATCGGCGGCGGCCCGAAGTTCCGCAAGTTCGGCCGCCGCGTCATGTACGCGGTGTCCGACCTCGATGCCTGGGCCGACCAGCGCAGCTACGAGGCCACGTCCGACCCGGAATATGCCGAGCGTCACGCGGGCGACTACCGTGATGGCCGCTGATCGTCGGCTCGCCGGTGGCCATCGTCATGTCCAGCCCATCGCTGCCGCCGGGGCAGCGATCGCAGCAGCGGGAACAGCTCGACCTGTTCCGCGCGCTGCCGGGCGACATGGCACCCCGCGACAGCCAGGACTTGATGGCCTTTCCGTTCTTCTCGCTGGCGAAGTCGCGGCGCGTCGCGCCGATCGACTTCCGGGCGGGTGGCGTCACCATCCGCGTGGAAGGCACGCAGGAGCACGGCATCGCAACGATATGGGATGCCGACCTGTTGATATGGGCCGCCTCGCAGATCGTGGAGGCGCGCGACGCGGGCCTGCACCCGTCGCGCTGGATACGCACCACGCCCTACGAAATCCTGCGCTTCATCGGGCGCGGCACGTCCCTCAACGACTATCAGCGCCTGAAAGCCGCGCTGGATCGGCTGCAATCGACCACGGTGGCCACATCCATCCGCGAAACCACGGGAAGGCGCTTGCATCGCTTTTCATGGGTGAACGAATGGCGCGAGCTGGCCGACGGCAGCGGCACACCGCTAGGCATCGAACTGATCCTGCCGGACTGGTTCTATGCGGGCGTGCTCGACGCCGCCCTGGTGCTGACCATCGACCCCGCGTATTTCCGGCTCAAAGGCGGCATCGAGCGGTGGCTATACCGCCTGGTGCGCAAGCACGGCGGGCGGCAGGAGCACGGCTGGCAATTCGACTTCCGGCACCTGTACCGCAAGTCGGGCAGCGCGGCGCGCTTCTCGGACTTTGCCTACGACCTGCGTGCCTTGGTGGCGCGGCAGTCGTTGCCCGGCTACGTCCTCGGCATCGCGCGGATGCCGGACGACGGAACGGAGCTGCTGACCTTCCGGCCCGTGCCGCCCACGGCACGGGGATAACTGCGGGAAAACCTGTGGACGGCCTCGTGCTATCAGGAGTACCGGGTATCGTGCTATCAGGAGTACGACCCTCGTGCTATCAGGAGTACGAAAACGCCGCAAAGCCAATAACGGCGCGGGTTTTCGTCCCCTCTAACTTACCTAACTATAAATCTCTAACTTTTAGTAGAAGCGCGCCGTTTCGGTGGATAACCGCAAAACGGCACAGCCAAGCCGACTTTCCCGCAGGGAGGGCCGCGCCATGATCGTCGCGTTTCTCAACCAGAAAGGCGGCGTCGGCAAGACCACGCTCGCCACCCACATCGCCGGCGAGCTGGCGATGCGCGGCCTGCACGTCATCCTGCTGGATGCTGACCCGCAGGGTTCCTCGCTCGACTGGACGCAGCGCAGAAGCCAGCAGGGCTTGCCCCGGCTGTTCAGCGCCGTGGGCCTCGCCCGCGAAACGCTGCATCAGGAAGCGCCGGAGCTGGCGCGTCGCGCCGATCACATCATCATCGACGGCCCGCCGCGCATCGCCGCCCTGGCGCGCTCCGCGCTGCTGGCGGCCGAGCGCGTGCTGATCCCGGTACAGCCCAGCCCCTACGACGTGTGGGCCAGCGCCGAGATGGTTTCGCTGATCCGCGAGGCACAGGTGTTCCGGCCTGCGCTGCGCGCGGCCTTCGTCATCAACCGGCGCGTCAGCACCACCATCATCGGCAGGGAAGCGCGGCAGTCGCTGGCTGAACAGCCGCTGCCGGCGCTGCGCTCGGAGATCCACCAGCGCATCGTCTTCGCCGACAGCGTGGCCGCTGGCCGGCTCGCCCGCGAAACCGCGCCCGACAGCGCCGCCGCCCGCGAGATCGCCGCGCTCACCGATGAACTGCTGCGGTGGCCGACATGAGCGGCCCACGCAGCAAGCGCGTCGGCATCGGCGCGCGTCCGCCCGCGAATCCGCACGCCGAGGCGTGGATTCGCCAGGGCGATGCCGATGCGCTCAACAAAGGCGACCTTTACACGGCTCGCCTGACGCTCGACGTGACGCCCGCGCTGCGCGCGCGCATCAAGATCGCCGCCTTCGGCCAGGGCGTGACCGTGGCCGAACTGTTGCGCGGCCTGCTGGAACGGGAGTTTCCCGACAAGCGCACGGAGAACCTGCCATGAACGTATCCGCCTTGCCTGCCGCTCACGCGGCGACGGCTGCACCGGCCGCTGCGCCGCTGCCTTCGCTTTCGACGCTCGTCGGCCAGGCTGGCAGCGTGCCGCTGACTCGCGTATCGCTCGCCTACATCGAACCGCGCTTCAAGCTCTACCTGCGTTTCGGCGAGCCGGCGCGCACGCTGCGGCTCGACCGCTGGCGGCGCTGCGCGGTGTTCCTGCCGCGTGCAATGTTCTGCCGTGTGCGCTGGGAGGCAAACGACTACGGCACGATCCGCTGGCAGCTCATGGTGATGCAAGCCGCCACGCCGCTGGACGACATGCAGCGCATCCCCGGCGTGCGGCCGGGCGCACGCCTGCTGCTGCACGCCGAAGGCGAAAACGCGGTGCGTGCCGTGCTGGAACGCATCGACGGCATCGAAGGGCAAAGCATCGCCGCCATCGACGTGTCGCCCGCGTACTGGCGTACGCTGGGCAACCGTCTGGCGGCCCGCCTGGCGCTGCCCGAATACACCGCCGAGCGGCACGCCGCCTGGCTGGCCGGAAGGGCGCTGCCATGACGACCCAATCCAACACCACATGCACGCACGAAGCCGCGCCGCATCCTCGCTCGCGCCTGCGCGTTCGCATCGTGCTGGCGGGCTTCGCCGCCGTCGGCCTCGCTGCGCTGGCCTGGGCGGCTTTCGTGTCGCCGCTGCCGCGTCTGACCTACAACCCGTCCGACAGCGTGGCGGTCGGCTGGTATCGCATCGAACCGTTCGACCCGCGCACCGCCTCGCTGCCACGTCCGCTGTCCGTGGACAGCATCGTGCTGGTGCCGCTGCCCGACAGGGCCGCCATGCTGGCTGCGCAGCGCGGCTACCTGCCGACCCGCGTTCCGCTGCTCAAACGTGTGGGCGCGGT of the Pseudomonas asiatica genome contains:
- a CDS encoding DUF2285 domain-containing protein, with protein sequence MADPSAEHWYPTAAYLYTLHLDGPALAWEYLRRHPDYRRDWLRRRRRPEAAARWGLRLLEDPALDARDAHPAWFPDHDAVVQLYPDADPPPNADAFEFWNVPGRKHLIHDGTRLVLVSRWPGCCVRLALAPGLEDGMAYLYAIRACATPCARYRAFAAELDTLAVVTGAAPAAAARSRPTPAALLELHTLQVLDATLAGASLRVVAEGLFGADAVAADWHKDSALRARVRRLVRRGDALMRGGYRRLAQLSPPLH
- a CDS encoding helix-turn-helix transcriptional regulator; the encoded protein is MRPAAAAVAAPVQPQRYLTNDEAAEYLRLSPRTLEKQRVIGGGPKFRKFGRRVMYAVSDLDAWADQRSYEATSDPEYAERHAGDYRDGR
- a CDS encoding replication initiator protein A produces the protein MSSPSLPPGQRSQQREQLDLFRALPGDMAPRDSQDLMAFPFFSLAKSRRVAPIDFRAGGVTIRVEGTQEHGIATIWDADLLIWAASQIVEARDAGLHPSRWIRTTPYEILRFIGRGTSLNDYQRLKAALDRLQSTTVATSIRETTGRRLHRFSWVNEWRELADGSGTPLGIELILPDWFYAGVLDAALVLTIDPAYFRLKGGIERWLYRLVRKHGGRQEHGWQFDFRHLYRKSGSAARFSDFAYDLRALVARQSLPGYVLGIARMPDDGTELLTFRPVPPTARG
- the parA gene encoding ParA family partition ATPase, with amino-acid sequence MIVAFLNQKGGVGKTTLATHIAGELAMRGLHVILLDADPQGSSLDWTQRRSQQGLPRLFSAVGLARETLHQEAPELARRADHIIIDGPPRIAALARSALLAAERVLIPVQPSPYDVWASAEMVSLIREAQVFRPALRAAFVINRRVSTTIIGREARQSLAEQPLPALRSEIHQRIVFADSVAAGRLARETAPDSAAAREIAALTDELLRWPT
- a CDS encoding DUF2840 domain-containing protein, with translation MNVSALPAAHAATAAPAAAPLPSLSTLVGQAGSVPLTRVSLAYIEPRFKLYLRFGEPARTLRLDRWRRCAVFLPRAMFCRVRWEANDYGTIRWQLMVMQAATPLDDMQRIPGVRPGARLLLHAEGENAVRAVLERIDGIEGQSIAAIDVSPAYWRTLGNRLAARLALPEYTAERHAAWLAGRALP
- a CDS encoding S26 family signal peptidase; amino-acid sequence: MTTQSNTTCTHEAAPHPRSRLRVRIVLAGFAAVGLAALAWAAFVSPLPRLTYNPSDSVAVGWYRIEPFDPRTASLPRPLSVDSIVLVPLPDRAAMLAAQRGYLPTRVPLLKRVGAVAPQHVCIVAGQVRIDGVPAAAALLADRLGRPLPSLQLCRRLEPGELFLLSVTNPASFDSRYFGPVSASAVIGVAHPVWLEARP